The Metamycoplasma gateae genome window below encodes:
- the rmuC gene encoding DNA recombination protein RmuC, which translates to MNKEAIILIVFSSLILVILLSLLIFIIIKKTTKNKDVLAQKDMLLAENEKNFFALKLDLENKLNKINDDLKYNIEIILNKKVDNLKEDLNNKVVNLNKFQQEMIKDNLTSILVNIKENNKIQNEDFNKLSSLVNENINKKLEDISKKNIEWFENIKKNIDEHFEDKLTKQIKEQFGNIKNSMDEMNKGMIQFSTIEKSVIDLNKTFSNSKNVGNFGEFTLLQIFQNHFPTLENKLWFQQYKIDPKTDEIVDFVIKSKMQIDNKEQEMIIPIDCKFPLETWNNYINQTDENAKTNSLKLLKYNVQKMAKSISEKYIRKDKKTTPYALMYLPSEYIYSTLINDYQFVSALFQNYKIILLGPTFVMAFIYSFFIQSQNYQVSKDIEKIKNLFIEVQRNYSYLNKNIVDGWSSINDAKESIEKAYGYSDKIINKINKNAQHLGVEQTKLTNSFLNKENKIKKLVDLEKSNENE; encoded by the coding sequence ATGAATAAAGAAGCAATTATTTTAATAGTTTTTTCTTCATTAATTTTAGTGATATTACTATCTTTATTAATTTTTATAATTATTAAAAAAACAACTAAAAATAAGGATGTTTTAGCTCAAAAAGATATGTTATTAGCAGAAAATGAAAAAAACTTTTTTGCATTAAAATTAGATTTAGAAAATAAGTTAAACAAAATTAATGATGATCTAAAATACAACATTGAAATTATATTAAATAAAAAAGTTGATAATCTTAAAGAAGATTTAAATAATAAAGTAGTTAATTTAAATAAGTTTCAACAAGAAATGATAAAAGATAACTTAACCTCAATTTTAGTTAATATAAAAGAAAATAACAAAATTCAAAACGAAGACTTTAATAAATTATCATCCTTAGTTAATGAAAATATTAATAAGAAACTTGAAGATATAAGTAAAAAAAATATTGAATGATTTGAAAATATCAAAAAAAATATAGACGAACATTTTGAAGATAAACTAACAAAACAAATTAAAGAACAATTTGGAAATATTAAAAATTCAATGGATGAAATGAATAAAGGAATGATTCAATTTAGTACTATTGAAAAAAGTGTAATTGATTTAAATAAGACATTTTCAAATAGTAAAAACGTAGGAAATTTTGGTGAATTTACATTATTACAAATTTTCCAAAATCACTTTCCTACATTGGAAAATAAATTATGATTCCAGCAATATAAAATTGATCCAAAAACAGATGAAATTGTTGATTTCGTAATTAAATCAAAAATGCAGATTGATAATAAGGAACAAGAAATGATAATTCCTATTGATTGTAAGTTTCCGCTTGAAACATGAAATAATTACATCAATCAAACTGATGAAAATGCAAAAACAAATTCACTTAAATTATTGAAATATAATGTACAAAAAATGGCTAAAAGCATTAGCGAAAAATATATTAGAAAAGATAAAAAAACCACACCTTATGCACTAATGTATTTACCTTCTGAATATATATATTCAACTCTTATTAATGATTATCAATTTGTTTCAGCTCTGTTTCAAAATTACAAGATTATTTTACTAGGTCCAACTTTTGTCATGGCTTTTATATACAGTTTCTTTATTCAAAGTCAAAACTATCAAGTTTCAAAAGATATTGAAAAAATTAAAAATCTATTTATTGAAGTTCAAAGAAATTATAGTTATTTAAATAAAAACATTGTTGATGGCTGGTCTTCAATTAATGATGCAAAAGAATCTATTGAAAAAGCTTATGGTTATTCAGATAAAATAATTAATAAAATAAATAAAAATGCACAGCATTTAGGTGTAGAACAAACAAAATTAACCAATAGTTTTTTAAATAAAGAAAATAAAATTAAAAAACTTGTGGATTTAGAAAAATCAAATGAAAATGAATAA
- a CDS encoding HAD-IIB family hydrolase, with the protein MYSITNNKKPIIFSDVDGTIYKKFDLKENTVKDIQFAIKNDADFNICTGNPVRERMLELAEKLDVKYLLCSSGGQIYDVKKQQHLKSWYIDYKFLKDLIDVANRLNLQMIFWDDDNYFYLKDSPNLNNEILNYHFISKEKQETIPKKYSNELINPIKIEIYSQQPINECNISNKVNEIYKEIEFLNDDIEIIVTHCNIEINAKNINKGSAIKWLIENEYNDLDVKLEDVMTIGDSNNDIPMLQLTNYSYAMANSTEKPLKIAKLFTSDVVQNGLGEAILDYLYRLKNIARKHMLHEFLEGEK; encoded by the coding sequence ATGTATTCAATAACTAATAATAAAAAGCCGATAATTTTTTCGGATGTTGATGGAACAATATATAAAAAATTTGATCTAAAAGAAAACACAGTAAAAGATATTCAATTTGCAATAAAAAACGATGCTGATTTTAATATTTGTACAGGTAATCCTGTTCGGGAAAGAATGCTAGAATTAGCTGAAAAATTAGATGTTAAATATTTACTATGTTCATCAGGCGGACAAATCTATGATGTTAAAAAACAACAACATTTAAAAAGTTGATATATAGATTATAAATTTCTAAAAGACTTAATTGATGTTGCTAATAGACTTAATTTACAAATGATTTTTTGAGATGATGATAATTATTTTTATCTAAAGGATTCACCTAATTTAAATAATGAAATATTAAATTATCATTTTATAAGTAAAGAAAAACAGGAAACTATTCCTAAAAAATATAGTAATGAGCTAATTAACCCAATAAAGATCGAAATATATTCACAACAGCCAATAAATGAATGTAATATATCGAATAAAGTTAATGAAATTTATAAAGAAATAGAATTTTTAAATGATGATATCGAAATCATAGTAACACATTGCAATATTGAAATTAATGCTAAAAATATTAATAAAGGCTCAGCAATAAAGTGATTAATTGAGAATGAATATAATGATTTAGACGTTAAATTAGAAGATGTAATGACAATTGGTGATAGTAATAACGATATTCCAATGTTGCAGTTAACAAATTACTCATATGCGATGGCAAATTCTACTGAAAAGCCTTTAAAGATAGCTAAATTATTTACAAGTGATGTAGTACAAAATGGTCTAGGAGAAGCAATATTAGATTATTTATATCGCTTAAAAAATATAGCAAGAAAACATATGCTACACGAATTTTTAGAAGGAGAAAAATAA
- a CDS encoding IS30 family transposase: MNYTIKKYNHLTDNERIIIENYLKLNYSLRRISRLIERSVSTLSREIKRNTNSFGTYEFKHASLKTRERSRHKYYFKFVDNQKFKNFSNAFLQKYDKKFFGIKSTYNFIKTSTKHCCPSLRTVFNWINTNNWVIKKYDKLRQYYKKGGKRTASVIKRLVKSADYVFPIWTRPKSIDLRLEFGHWEADLVLGKRANGYNNVLTLTERKTRIGFAKIIQSKSPNIINSELKKIIRDNELEVKTITVDNGIEFEKIGILARWLNIKIYRAEPYASFQRGSNEHWNGILRREFKKGFNFNTITQEKLDSVVNQINNMTREILNWKTPLQTYLEYIK; this comes from the coding sequence ATGAATTATACAATAAAAAAATATAACCATTTAACAGATAATGAAAGAATAATTATTGAAAATTATTTAAAGTTAAATTATTCTCTTCGTAGGATTTCGAGATTAATCGAGCGAAGTGTTTCGACCCTAAGTAGAGAAATAAAGAGGAATACAAATAGTTTTGGAACTTATGAATTTAAACACGCTAGTTTAAAAACAAGAGAAAGATCAAGACATAAGTATTATTTTAAATTCGTGGATAACCAAAAATTCAAAAATTTTTCTAACGCTTTTTTACAAAAATATGACAAAAAGTTTTTTGGTATAAAGTCAACATATAATTTTATAAAAACTAGCACAAAACACTGTTGTCCTTCTTTAAGAACGGTTTTTAATTGAATAAACACTAATAATTGAGTTATAAAAAAGTACGATAAATTAAGACAATATTATAAAAAAGGTGGTAAAAGAACAGCATCCGTAATAAAACGGCTTGTAAAATCTGCTGATTATGTTTTTCCAATATGAACTAGACCTAAATCTATAGATTTAAGACTTGAATTTGGACACTGAGAAGCAGATCTAGTTTTAGGAAAGAGAGCCAATGGATATAATAATGTTTTAACTTTAACTGAAAGAAAAACAAGAATAGGGTTTGCAAAAATAATACAAAGCAAATCACCAAATATAATTAATTCAGAGTTAAAAAAGATTATAAGAGATAATGAATTAGAAGTAAAAACAATAACAGTAGACAATGGTATTGAATTTGAAAAAATAGGTATTTTAGCCAGATGATTAAATATAAAGATTTATAGAGCTGAACCTTATGCATCTTTTCAAAGAGGCTCAAATGAACATTGAAATGGAATTTTGAGAAGAGAATTCAAAAAAGGTTTTAACTTTAATACTATAACTCAAGAAAAACTTGACTCAGTTGTTAACCAAATAAATAATATGACGCGGGAAATATTAAATTGGAAGACACCATTACAAACCTATTTAGAATATATTAAATAA
- the tuf gene encoding elongation factor Tu, producing MAKVDFDRSKAHVNVGTIGHVDHGKTTLTAAIATVLSKKGLSEARDYASIDNAPEEKARGITINTSHIEYQTEKRHYAHVDCPGHADYVKNMITGAAQMDGAILVVAATDGPMPQTREHILLAKQVGVPKIVVFLNKIDMFKDDEREEMIGLVEMDIRDLLNEYKFDGDNTPVIAGSALKALQGDPVYEEKIMELMEAVDSYIEEPKRETEKPFLMAIEDVFTITGRGTVATGRVERGVLTLNEEVEIVGLKPTKKTVVTGIEMFRKNLKEAQAGDNAGLLLRGVDRSEIERGQVLAKPKTIVPHTEFEATVYVLKKEEGGRHTPFFQNYKPQFYFRTTDVTGGISFIGQREMVMPGDTVELKVTLIAPIAVEEGTRFSIREGGRTVGAGTVTKITK from the coding sequence ATGGCAAAAGTAGATTTTGACCGTTCAAAAGCTCACGTTAACGTTGGTACAATTGGACACGTTGACCATGGTAAAACAACATTAACAGCAGCAATCGCTACAGTTTTATCTAAAAAAGGTTTATCAGAAGCTAGAGACTATGCTTCTATCGATAATGCTCCTGAAGAAAAAGCTCGTGGTATTACAATTAATACTTCACACATCGAATACCAAACAGAAAAACGTCACTATGCACACGTTGACTGTCCAGGTCACGCTGACTATGTTAAAAACATGATTACAGGTGCTGCACAAATGGATGGTGCTATCTTAGTAGTTGCTGCTACAGATGGTCCTATGCCTCAAACACGTGAACACATTCTTCTTGCAAAACAAGTTGGTGTTCCTAAGATCGTTGTTTTCTTGAACAAAATTGATATGTTTAAGGATGACGAAAGAGAAGAAATGATTGGTTTAGTAGAAATGGATATCCGTGATTTACTAAACGAATACAAATTCGATGGTGACAACACTCCAGTTATCGCTGGTTCAGCTTTAAAAGCTTTACAAGGTGATCCAGTTTATGAAGAAAAAATTATGGAATTAATGGAAGCTGTTGACTCATACATCGAAGAACCAAAACGTGAAACAGAAAAACCATTCTTAATGGCTATCGAAGACGTTTTCACAATTACAGGACGTGGAACAGTTGCAACAGGTAGAGTTGAACGTGGTGTTCTAACACTAAACGAAGAAGTTGAAATCGTTGGACTAAAACCAACAAAGAAAACAGTTGTTACTGGTATTGAAATGTTCAGAAAGAACTTAAAAGAAGCTCAAGCTGGTGATAATGCTGGTTTATTATTACGTGGTGTTGATAGATCAGAAATCGAACGTGGTCAAGTTTTAGCAAAACCTAAAACAATCGTTCCTCACACTGAATTTGAAGCTACAGTTTATGTTCTTAAAAAAGAAGAAGGTGGACGTCATACACCATTCTTCCAAAACTATAAACCACAATTCTACTTCCGTACAACAGACGTTACAGGTGGTATTTCATTCATCGGACAACGTGAAATGGTTATGCCTGGTGACACAGTAGAATTAAAAGTTACATTAATCGCTCCTATCGCCGTTGAAGAAGGAACAAGATTCTCAATCCGTGAAGGCGGTAGAACTGTTGGGGCTGGAACTGTAACAAAAATTACAAAATAG
- the asnA gene encoding aspartate--ammonia ligase — translation MKNIKLSLKETQFAIEKLKDIFSNQLRKRLNLTRVSAPLFLSTTSGLNDGLSGEQAVTFRPKNINEDLEIVHSLAKWKRDALSRYNFSLYEGIYTDMNAIRQQEDIDLTHSFYVDQWDWELIISKDDRNISFLKSVVKKIYKCLKNTEKTINRIYSSLKNKLPKNITFISSKELYKTFPNLNPEQRELEIVKKYKAVFIYQIGNELPDGIPHSKRAKDYDDWNLNGDIVVYDEINDIALELSSMGIRVDNISLEKQYNLKKEEIEKISPYHKNIINDKLPLTIGGGIGQSRIAMFLLEKNHIGEVQVSVWDEKTKNKAIDNKIILL, via the coding sequence ATGAAAAATATAAAACTATCCTTGAAAGAAACGCAATTTGCTATTGAAAAATTAAAAGATATATTCTCAAATCAACTAAGAAAAAGATTAAATTTAACTAGAGTTTCTGCTCCGTTGTTTTTAAGTACAACTAGTGGACTTAACGATGGTCTATCCGGAGAGCAAGCAGTAACCTTTAGACCAAAAAATATAAATGAAGATTTAGAAATCGTTCATTCGTTAGCAAAATGAAAAAGGGATGCGTTATCCCGTTATAATTTTTCATTATATGAAGGTATATATACTGATATGAATGCTATTAGACAACAAGAAGATATCGACTTAACTCATTCTTTTTATGTAGATCAATGAGATTGAGAATTAATAATATCTAAAGATGATAGAAATATTTCTTTTTTAAAATCAGTTGTAAAAAAAATATACAAATGTTTAAAAAATACAGAAAAAACCATAAACAGAATTTATAGTTCATTAAAAAATAAACTTCCAAAAAATATTACATTTATAAGTTCAAAAGAACTTTATAAAACCTTTCCAAATCTTAATCCAGAACAAAGAGAACTTGAAATTGTTAAAAAATATAAAGCTGTTTTTATTTACCAAATTGGAAACGAACTGCCTGATGGTATACCTCATTCAAAAAGAGCAAAAGATTATGATGATTGAAATTTAAATGGTGATATTGTGGTTTATGACGAAATAAACGACATTGCTTTGGAATTAAGTAGCATGGGAATAAGAGTGGATAATATTTCTTTAGAAAAACAATACAACCTCAAAAAAGAAGAAATAGAAAAAATTAGCCCATATCATAAAAATATAATTAATGATAAATTACCACTAACTATCGGTGGCGGAATTGGACAATCTAGAATCGCAATGTTTTTATTAGAAAAAAATCATATCGGTGAGGTTCAAGTAAGTGTATGAGATGAGAAAACAAAAAATAAAGCTATTGATAATAAAATTATCTTATTATAA
- a CDS encoding diadenylate cyclase: protein MNTAIYIILGIVVIIALAILINYVIVVINAIKKNKTIKKSLGSSTKIRIIYQLKEALEALSKTKTGAIITIENNNNLDLLRTDGIILDANISSSLLISIFNKHSPLHDGAVVIRNNKIYYAATFYKITKKSIDNKYGARHRASLGISEMSDSSTLIVSEENGGITLAENGTLQAVPIENLQSILGRIFKDTK, encoded by the coding sequence ATGAATACAGCTATTTATATTATTTTGGGAATTGTTGTAATAATTGCTTTGGCGATTTTAATCAACTATGTCATTGTAGTTATAAACGCAATCAAGAAGAATAAAACAATTAAAAAATCATTAGGAAGTTCAACTAAAATAAGAATAATTTATCAATTAAAAGAAGCTTTAGAAGCGTTATCAAAAACAAAAACAGGTGCTATTATTACTATTGAAAATAATAACAATTTAGATCTTTTAAGAACTGATGGAATTATTCTTGATGCAAATATTTCATCTTCGCTTTTAATCTCGATTTTTAATAAACATAGTCCGCTACATGATGGTGCGGTAGTAATTAGAAATAACAAGATTTACTATGCTGCTACATTCTATAAGATTACAAAAAAATCAATTGATAATAAATACGGTGCAAGACATAGAGCATCTCTTGGGATTTCTGAAATGTCAGATTCATCAACATTAATTGTTAGTGAAGAAAACGGTGGGATTACATTGGCAGAAAACGGAACTCTTCAAGCCGTTCCAATTGAAAATTTACAATCAATTTTAGGAAGAATTTTTAAAGACACTAAGTAA
- a CDS encoding phosphoglycerate kinase, with the protein MKKTIRDIELKNKKVILRVDFNVPISNGVVMDTKRIDAAIPTIKYILENGASLIIISHLGRIKSEEDKATKSLKVVAEKFSQILGKEVKFIPHTRGKEVEEAARNLKDGEIIFLENTRFEDLNDKAESGNSEELSQYWANLADVYVNDAFGASHRAHASTAGIAKYAKESALGFLMNDEVSHLEKILDGFERPFVAIVGGAKVSDKIKVLEKLFHVADKVLVVGGMAYTFQKALGHKIGTSICEDDRVEMAKQYLEQYKDKIVLPIDNAYTDEFADKTPLFTSKDNIDIPDGYMGLDVGTQSVELFNEVISSAKTIFWNGPAGVTEFKNFENGTKGIAIAIANNQDAYSVVGGGDSVTAINKLGYQSKFSFISTGGGASIEFIQGNKMPGFEAIQDK; encoded by the coding sequence ATGAAAAAAACAATAAGAGACATTGAATTAAAGAACAAAAAAGTCATTCTAAGAGTTGATTTTAATGTTCCAATATCAAATGGTGTTGTGATGGATACCAAAAGAATTGATGCAGCAATTCCAACAATTAAATATATTTTAGAAAATGGTGCTTCTTTAATTATTATTTCTCACTTAGGAAGAATTAAAAGCGAAGAAGACAAAGCTACTAAATCATTAAAAGTTGTCGCCGAAAAATTCTCACAAATTTTAGGTAAGGAAGTTAAATTTATTCCACATACAAGAGGCAAAGAAGTCGAAGAAGCTGCGAGAAACTTAAAAGATGGGGAAATAATATTTTTAGAAAATACACGTTTTGAAGATTTAAACGATAAAGCTGAATCAGGTAATAGCGAAGAATTATCACAATACTGAGCAAATTTAGCTGATGTATATGTTAATGACGCTTTTGGAGCTTCTCATAGAGCTCATGCTTCAACGGCCGGTATTGCAAAATATGCTAAAGAATCTGCACTTGGTTTCTTAATGAATGACGAAGTTAGTCATTTAGAAAAAATACTTGACGGTTTTGAAAGACCTTTTGTTGCAATTGTTGGTGGTGCAAAAGTTAGTGACAAAATTAAAGTTTTAGAAAAACTATTTCACGTTGCAGATAAAGTATTGGTTGTTGGCGGAATGGCTTATACTTTCCAAAAAGCATTAGGACACAAAATTGGAACATCAATTTGCGAAGATGATAGAGTAGAAATGGCAAAACAATATCTAGAACAATATAAAGATAAAATTGTTTTACCAATCGATAATGCTTATACTGATGAATTTGCTGATAAAACACCTTTATTCACATCAAAAGATAATATTGATATTCCTGATGGATATATGGGGCTTGATGTTGGAACTCAATCAGTAGAATTATTTAACGAAGTTATTTCTTCAGCAAAAACAATTTTCTGAAATGGTCCTGCCGGAGTTACAGAATTTAAAAATTTTGAAAACGGAACAAAAGGAATAGCTATTGCTATTGCAAATAATCAAGACGCTTATTCAGTAGTTGGTGGTGGTGATTCAGTAACTGCAATTAATAAATTAGGATATCAATCTAAATTTAGTTTCATTTCAACCGGTGGCGGTGCTTCTATTGAATTTATTCAAGGTAATAAAATGCCAGGTTTTGAAGCGATCCAAGATAAATAA
- a CDS encoding V-type ATP synthase subunit I domain-containing protein: MKRSKKLLMWLGISNAIATTALTITVATLFSKKSNNTSYEAKDLNILNKQKYLDKLNELNSLLENELNDEKYQSIKDELQNSRNNVTANINESSNEADYANAIKLLQKAIDKALADKAEMDDSIANLNASKEAYENKLLEIDQYSNTNLSNEELEKIKELKDLLTLETNNVKTNVENEETKSVSLFSNAVNKLDEILADIKSKLEKINNKLNKINSTKAQKEEFLSLLESLNKDYYADLIQEVKDNLDTKYSTDKVNQYLEMDDLSWDLTEQPKLREDLNNFKNKKQELDNLEAKKEEYNSKALEVQNYLDNDLAYEKYESIKEELNKVLNDIKTEVSSHNSSNISESINFYNEKIQKLSEALEKAKNDKEQKDQEEISDTEITPEAEYNNSLAEINKLIARFDKTQDVVNYGKIRQNYKKIVKEMQKVKQEQEQKVQQKTEENADQVYSEANEKIKEIISLSLSKWRQLYIDTIKSVIKNYVQPGVEAFFEEIETNDVYKNKYLSETAKKRYEYAKKIIDNPEEFIDSKLSINLDEKQLKSFFDAFFYSFSQVELEIEDKSWIFSFDKESVEKHDELIKRADKLSNDLNEEKYQNIKIKLDQKISSYKAKYEKNQKEYIQFENIDIYRLDYLQTLQNQINSAFENDINEAETEKQEIDSQN; encoded by the coding sequence ATGAAAAGATCAAAAAAATTATTAATGTGATTAGGCATTTCAAATGCTATAGCTACAACCGCTTTAACAATAACGGTTGCTACTTTGTTTTCTAAAAAATCTAATAATACTTCATATGAAGCAAAAGATCTAAATATTTTAAATAAACAAAAATATTTAGATAAACTAAATGAATTAAACTCATTGCTAGAAAATGAATTAAATGATGAAAAATATCAAAGCATTAAAGATGAATTACAAAATTCAAGAAATAATGTTACTGCTAATATAAATGAATCAAGTAATGAAGCTGATTATGCAAATGCAATCAAATTATTGCAAAAAGCAATTGACAAAGCATTAGCAGATAAGGCTGAAATGGATGATAGTATAGCTAATTTGAACGCTTCAAAAGAGGCTTATGAAAATAAACTTTTAGAAATCGATCAATATAGTAATACTAACTTATCTAATGAAGAACTTGAGAAAATTAAAGAATTAAAAGATTTATTAACATTAGAAACAAACAATGTAAAAACCAATGTTGAAAATGAGGAAACAAAATCAGTTTCTTTATTCAGTAATGCTGTTAATAAATTAGATGAGATTTTAGCTGATATTAAATCTAAATTGGAAAAAATCAATAATAAATTAAATAAAATTAACTCAACAAAAGCACAAAAAGAAGAATTCTTATCACTTTTAGAAAGTTTGAATAAAGATTATTATGCAGATTTAATTCAAGAGGTAAAAGATAATTTAGATACTAAATATTCAACTGATAAAGTTAATCAATATTTAGAAATGGATGATTTATCTTGAGATCTTACTGAACAACCTAAATTAAGAGAAGATTTAAATAATTTTAAAAATAAAAAACAAGAATTAGATAATCTAGAAGCTAAAAAAGAAGAATATAATAGCAAGGCTTTAGAAGTTCAAAATTATTTAGATAATGATTTAGCATATGAAAAATACGAATCAATTAAAGAAGAATTAAACAAAGTATTAAATGATATAAAAACTGAAGTTAGTTCACATAATTCATCTAATATTAGTGAAAGTATTAATTTCTATAATGAAAAAATCCAAAAATTAAGTGAAGCATTAGAAAAAGCTAAAAATGATAAGGAACAAAAGGATCAAGAAGAAATTTCTGATACAGAAATCACACCTGAAGCTGAATATAATAATAGCTTAGCTGAAATTAATAAGCTAATTGCAAGATTTGATAAGACACAAGATGTAGTTAATTATGGCAAAATTAGACAAAATTATAAAAAAATAGTAAAAGAAATGCAAAAAGTTAAACAAGAACAAGAACAAAAAGTACAACAAAAAACAGAAGAAAATGCTGATCAAGTTTATTCAGAAGCAAATGAAAAAATTAAAGAAATAATTTCTTTATCATTATCTAAATGAAGACAGTTATATATTGATACAATTAAATCTGTCATTAAAAATTATGTTCAGCCAGGAGTTGAAGCTTTTTTTGAAGAAATTGAGACAAATGATGTCTATAAAAATAAATACTTATCAGAAACTGCAAAAAAAAGATATGAATATGCTAAAAAAATTATTGATAATCCAGAAGAATTTATTGATTCTAAATTATCTATTAACCTAGACGAAAAACAACTAAAATCATTTTTTGACGCCTTCTTCTATTCGTTTTCACAAGTTGAACTCGAAATAGAAGATAAAAGTTGAATTTTCTCATTTGATAAAGAATCGGTTGAAAAACACGATGAATTAATTAAAAGAGCAGATAAATTATCTAATGACTTAAATGAAGAGAAATATCAAAATATTAAAATCAAACTAGATCAAAAAATTTCTTCATATAAGGCTAAATATGAAAAAAATCAAAAAGAATACATACAATTTGAAAACATTGATATTTATAGATTAGATTATTTACAAACTTTACAAAATCAAATTAATTCAGCATTCGAAAACGATATTAATGAAGCAGAAACTGAAAAACAAGAAATAGACAGCCAAAATTAA
- a CDS encoding IS30 family transposase, with protein MNYTIKKYNHLTDNERIIIENYLKLNYSLRRISRLIERSVSTLSREIKRNTNSFGTYEFKHASLKTRERSRHKYYFKFVDNQKFKNFSNAFLQKYDKKFFGIKSTYNFIKTSTEHCCPSLRTVFNWINTNNWVIKKYDKLRQYYKKGGKRTASVIKRLVKSADYVFPIWTRPKSIDLRLELGHWEADLVLGKRANGYNNVLTLTERKTRIGFAKIIQSKSPNIINSELKKIIRDNELEVKTITVDNGIEFEKIGILARWLNIKIYRAEPYASFQRGSNEHWNGILRREFKKGFNFNTITQEKLDSVVNQINNMTREILNWKTPLQTYLEYIK; from the coding sequence ATGAATTATACAATAAAAAAATATAACCATTTAACAGATAATGAAAGAATAATTATTGAAAATTATTTAAAGTTAAATTATTCTCTTCGTAGGATTTCGAGATTAATCGAGCGAAGTGTTTCGACCCTAAGTAGAGAAATAAAGAGGAATACAAATAGTTTCGGAACTTATGAATTTAAACACGCTAGTTTAAAAACAAGAGAAAGATCAAGACATAAGTATTATTTTAAATTCGTGGATAACCAAAAATTCAAAAATTTTTCTAACGCTTTTTTACAAAAATATGACAAAAAGTTTTTTGGTATAAAGTCAACATATAATTTTATAAAAACTAGCACAGAACACTGTTGTCCTTCTTTAAGAACGGTTTTTAATTGAATAAACACTAATAATTGAGTTATAAAAAAGTACGATAAATTAAGACAATATTATAAAAAAGGTGGTAAAAGAACAGCATCCGTAATAAAACGGCTTGTAAAATCTGCTGATTATGTTTTTCCAATATGAACTAGACCCAAATCTATAGATTTAAGACTTGAATTGGGACACTGAGAAGCAGATCTAGTTTTAGGAAAAAGAGCCAATGGATATAATAATGTTTTAACTTTAACTGAAAGAAAAACAAGAATAGGGTTTGCAAAAATAATACAAAGCAAATCACCAAATATAATTAATTCAGAGTTAAAAAAGATTATAAGAGATAATGAATTAGAAGTAAAAACAATAACAGTAGACAATGGTATTGAATTTGAAAAAATAGGTATTTTAGCCAGATGATTAAATATAAAGATTTATAGAGCTGAACCTTATGCATCTTTTCAAAGAGGCTCAAATGAACATTGAAATGGAATTTTGAGAAGAGAATTCAAAAAAGGTTTTAACTTTAATACTATAACTCAAGAAAAACTTGACTCAGTTGTTAACCAAATAAATAATATGACGCGGGAAATATTAAATTGGAAGACACCATTACAAACCTATTTAGAATATATTAAATAA